From the genome of Hydrogenovibrio kuenenii DSM 12350:
CATATATGTACATTAGGTTCAGATATTTTTGATGTCACACCTTGTGAAAACGATAGTTCATTAATATCTATTAATTTCGATAACTGTATTTCCAAAAAAACTAATAACGGCAGTTATTACTTTCGTTTTAGATTAAATAAACTCCAAGGTCTACATGAAGAAGAGTCCGGCACTCCCTATTGGTTTGCAGGAAAAAAAGAAGAATATTCTTACTTAGATTTTAGAGTCAATATGCCTAGAAGCCTACCAAACAGTATTGCCGTTAAAGCTTTCAAAGATAAGCTATTACGGATTCATGTTTTTCTGCTGGTTGATACAAGTCAAAAAATCGTATTTGGTACAAAATCACCTAAGGACACTAGGTTATTAGAAAAAGATGACTGGAAAGGGTATTTCCCTAAAAAAAATAAGGCTTTTTCTTTTCTTCATACCGAGGAAGATAAGGCTAAAATCGTCGCCTACCATTGGAAGAAAGAGTACTCATATGAAAACGATGCTAATAATGACTATGATTTATTTGTAAAACTAATAACAGAAAAAAGTAATAAAAAAATAATTCTGACTGCAGCTATTTTCACTCTAATATTTGGTTCTGCTTCCGGTGTCCTCGGGAATTATGCATTTAAAGCATTAGAGGACACCACTTATCCTGATGCATTATCTAAGCCTAACCAGGTTAAAAAAGCAGAGAATCCTGCATATGACAAAAAGACTCAAATAAAGCTATCTACTCAGCCAAATAGCAAAAAGACTGTGGTGGGACCTTAATTCCAAGCTTTTTTAAGTCAAAAGGTTTTTCATATTCTTGTGGTGAAGATATTTTCAATGCAAAGGCTGTTTCTCTGCCCAAAAAATATTGATCAAAATAATCTTTCTCAATCCCTGAATATTTAAATGTTTTGCACCACAAATCCTCCGGTGGCATTGATAGTATAGCTTGGACATCAAATTCACCAACGACCTTCTGGACTGGACTCGAAGCATAAATCACTACAGAACGTACATTCTGATTTTTAAACACTACTTTTCTAAATTCAAAGCGCTTCTGCCCTGATAAAATCTTTTCCGCGAACTCAGGTTTGATTGACAGTAATACTCTCACTCACAATGCCCTTTTATTTCTAATCGTTATGCCAAATTTAAAAATGTATTTTGCACTATATAAACATCAATTTGGATATTTTTTCTGTGGTAAGGCACCTGTTTTTTAACAAAACTTATAGCTACTAAAGACAAGTTTGTTAGTAACTTTGATAATTTTAAGATAGGTAATACTTCTGATATCTGCGCTAAAATTCTTCGCAAAAACGTCGGATATTTGACCAATTAATGCAAGATTAATTTGTTAAAACATGGCACTCATAAAAGCTAACAAAATTGTTAGCTCTCTAGCATTTTGGGAGATAATTACCCATCCAGAGGCAAAACTTGCCTACAACTGAAAGTCATACTTCCAGTTTGTTTTAGGGATAATTTGAAAAATGATATTAATCTCTTTAAAATCAATGTATTACAATAAACCCCTCTTATTGCCTAAGCAAACAAAAATAACAGATACCTTATGACTCATAACTCTCTCAAATTTATTATTAAAATCGCTAAAATAGCCACATTCTAACCAAAACTCAAAACTCAAAACTCAAACCTCAATAAAGATAAGCAAATTTATTCGTATCAACTTCATGAACAA
Proteins encoded in this window:
- a CDS encoding ASCH domain-containing protein translates to MRVLLSIKPEFAEKILSGQKRFEFRKVVFKNQNVRSVVIYASSPVQKVVGEFDVQAILSMPPEDLWCKTFKYSGIEKDYFDQYFLGRETAFALKISSPQEYEKPFDLKKLGIKVPPQSFCYLAE